In Puntigrus tetrazona isolate hp1 chromosome 22, ASM1883169v1, whole genome shotgun sequence, one genomic interval encodes:
- the rbbp5 gene encoding retinoblastoma-binding protein 5 isoform X2, which translates to MNLELLESFGQNYPEEADGTLDCISMALTCTFNRWGTLLAVGCNDGRIVIWDFLTRGIAKIISAHIHPVCSLSWSRDGHKLVSASTDNIVSQWDVLTGDCDQRFRFPSPILKLQYHPRDMDKVLVCPMKSAPVLLTLSDSKHVVLPVDDDSDLNVVAAFDRRGEYIYTGNAKGKILVLNTNTQDLVASFRVTTGTSNTTAIKSIEFARKASCFLINTADRIIRVYDGREILTCGRDGEPEPIQKLQDLVNRTPWKRCCFSGDGEYIVAGSARQHALYIWEKSIGNLVKILHGTRGELLLDVAWHPVRPIIASISSGVVSIWAQNQVENWSAFAPDFKELDENVEYEERESEFDIEDEDRSEPEQTGADAAEDEEVDVTSVDPIPAFCSSDEELEDYKALLYLPIAPEVEDPEENPFGPPPDAAGQNATPDDGSAHSGPGDKKQRQPSSDGGPPKKKIRTTTIELQGVPSDEVHPLLGVKGDSKSKKKAAGRPKGSKGNLVSAAYKQHEVQGLD; encoded by the exons ATGAATCTGGAGTTGCTCG AGTCGTTCGGGCAGAATTATCCAGAG gaggCCGATGGCACCCTGGACTGCATCAGTATGGCTCTGACCTGTACGTTTAACCGCTGGGGGACGCTGCTCGCTGTCGGGTGTAATGACGGACGCATCGTCATCTGGGACTTTCTGACGCGAGGAATCGCCAAGATCATCAGCGCACACATACACCCAGTCTGCtcactcag CTGGAGCAGAGACGGACACAAGCTGGTCAGTGCGTCCACAGATAACATCGTGTCTCAGTGGGACGTCCTGACGGGGGACTGTGACCAGCGCTTCCGCTTCCCCTCACCCATCCTCAAGCTGCAGTACCACCCCCGAGACAT GGACAAGGTGCTGGTGTGTCCCATGAAGTCTGCTCCTGTCCTGCTGACGCTGTCTGACTCCAAACACGTGGTTCTGCCGGTGGACGACGACTCCGACCTCAACGTGGTGGCGGCCTTCGACCGGCGCGGAGAGTACATCTACACCGGCAACGCCAAGGgcaag attctagtgctgaacacaaacacacaggacctGGTGGCGTCGTTCAGGGTGACCACAGGAACCAGCAACACCACCGCCATCAAGTCCATCGAGTTCGCACGCAAGGCCAG CTGTTTCCTCATCAACACAGCGGACCGCATCATCCGTGTGTATGACGGCCGCGAGATCCTGACCTGCGGCAGAGACGGAGAACCTGAGCCCATACAGAAACTACAGGACCTCGTCaacag gACGCCGTGGAAGCGCTGCTGTTTCTCGGGGGATGGTGAGTATATCGTAGCAGGTTCTGCCCGGCAGCATGCGCTCTACATCTGGGAGAAGAGCATCGGGAACCTGGTGAAGATCCTCCACGGGACTCGAGGAGAGCTGCTGCTGGACGTCGCT tggCATCCGGTGCGTCCGATCATCGCCTCCATCTCCAGCGGAGTCGTGTCCATTTGGGCCCAGAACCAAGTG GAGAACTGGAGTGCGTTTGCGCCGGACTTTAAAGAGCTGGACGAGAACGTTGAGTACGAGGAGAGAGAATCAGAGTTTGACATCGAGGACGAGGACAGGAGTGAACCGGAGCAGACcg gagcgGACGCTGCTGAGGACGAGGAGGTGGACGTCACTTCAGTTGATCCCATCCCAGCGTTCTGCAGCAG TGACGAGGAGCTGGAGGACTATAAGGCGCTGCTGTATTTGCCCATCGCTCCGGAGGTGGAGGACCCTGAGGAGAACCCGTTCGGCCCTCCCCCCGACGCCGCGGGTCAGAACGCCACGCCCGACGACGGCTCCGCCCACAGCGGCCCTGGAGACAAAAAACAGCGGCAACCGTCGTCCGACGGAGGGCCCCCCAAGAAGAAGATCCGCACCACCACCATCGAGCTGCAGGGCGTCCCCAGCGACG
- the rbbp5 gene encoding retinoblastoma-binding protein 5 isoform X3, whose amino-acid sequence MNLELLESFGQNYPEEADGTLDCISMALTCTFNRWGTLLAVGCNDGRIVIWDFLTRGIAKIISAHIHPVCSLSWSRDGHKLVSASTDNIVSQWDVLTGDCDQRFRFPSPILKLQYHPRDMDKVLVCPMKSAPVLLTLSDSKHVVLPVDDDSDLNVVAAFDRRGEYIYTGNAKGKILVLNTNTQDLVASFRVTTGTSNTTAIKSIEFARKASCFLINTADRIIRVYDGREILTCGRDGEPEPIQKLQDLVNRTPWKRCCFSGDGEYIVAGSARQHALYIWEKSIGNLVKILHGTRGELLLDVAWHPVRPIIASISSGVVSIWAQNQVENWSAFAPDFKELDENVEYEERESEFDIEDEDRSEPEQTGADAAEDEEVDVTSVDPIPAFCSSDEELEDYKALLYLPIAPEVEDPEENPFGPPPDAAGQNATPDDGSAHSGPGDKKQRQPSSDGGPPKKKIRTTTIELQGVPSDGNLVSAAYKQHEVQGLD is encoded by the exons ATGAATCTGGAGTTGCTCG AGTCGTTCGGGCAGAATTATCCAGAG gaggCCGATGGCACCCTGGACTGCATCAGTATGGCTCTGACCTGTACGTTTAACCGCTGGGGGACGCTGCTCGCTGTCGGGTGTAATGACGGACGCATCGTCATCTGGGACTTTCTGACGCGAGGAATCGCCAAGATCATCAGCGCACACATACACCCAGTCTGCtcactcag CTGGAGCAGAGACGGACACAAGCTGGTCAGTGCGTCCACAGATAACATCGTGTCTCAGTGGGACGTCCTGACGGGGGACTGTGACCAGCGCTTCCGCTTCCCCTCACCCATCCTCAAGCTGCAGTACCACCCCCGAGACAT GGACAAGGTGCTGGTGTGTCCCATGAAGTCTGCTCCTGTCCTGCTGACGCTGTCTGACTCCAAACACGTGGTTCTGCCGGTGGACGACGACTCCGACCTCAACGTGGTGGCGGCCTTCGACCGGCGCGGAGAGTACATCTACACCGGCAACGCCAAGGgcaag attctagtgctgaacacaaacacacaggacctGGTGGCGTCGTTCAGGGTGACCACAGGAACCAGCAACACCACCGCCATCAAGTCCATCGAGTTCGCACGCAAGGCCAG CTGTTTCCTCATCAACACAGCGGACCGCATCATCCGTGTGTATGACGGCCGCGAGATCCTGACCTGCGGCAGAGACGGAGAACCTGAGCCCATACAGAAACTACAGGACCTCGTCaacag gACGCCGTGGAAGCGCTGCTGTTTCTCGGGGGATGGTGAGTATATCGTAGCAGGTTCTGCCCGGCAGCATGCGCTCTACATCTGGGAGAAGAGCATCGGGAACCTGGTGAAGATCCTCCACGGGACTCGAGGAGAGCTGCTGCTGGACGTCGCT tggCATCCGGTGCGTCCGATCATCGCCTCCATCTCCAGCGGAGTCGTGTCCATTTGGGCCCAGAACCAAGTG GAGAACTGGAGTGCGTTTGCGCCGGACTTTAAAGAGCTGGACGAGAACGTTGAGTACGAGGAGAGAGAATCAGAGTTTGACATCGAGGACGAGGACAGGAGTGAACCGGAGCAGACcg gagcgGACGCTGCTGAGGACGAGGAGGTGGACGTCACTTCAGTTGATCCCATCCCAGCGTTCTGCAGCAG TGACGAGGAGCTGGAGGACTATAAGGCGCTGCTGTATTTGCCCATCGCTCCGGAGGTGGAGGACCCTGAGGAGAACCCGTTCGGCCCTCCCCCCGACGCCGCGGGTCAGAACGCCACGCCCGACGACGGCTCCGCCCACAGCGGCCCTGGAGACAAAAAACAGCGGCAACCGTCGTCCGACGGAGGGCCCCCCAAGAAGAAGATCCGCACCACCACCATCGAGCTGCAGGGCGTCCCCAGCGACG